The genomic region CGGGCTGGTCGAACATCCCGTTCATTTCCTCGACCAGCAGCCATGCCCGCCGATAGGACATGCCGTATTCCCGCCCTGCCGCGGAGATGGAGCCCGTGGTGCCGATCGCCTCGAGGAGAGCGATCTTGCCGTGGCCGATCCGGCCTTGCGATCCGAGGTCGAACCGCAGAGTAATTCTCGAAGTCATGGCGCCGGTCCGACCGCTGGGCATCAGGCCAAAGTCGTTCGCCGGCCCCCATGG from Aureimonas sp. AU20 harbors:
- a CDS encoding winged helix-turn-helix domain-containing protein, which encodes MTSRITLRFDLGSQGRIGHGKIALLEAIGTTGSISAAGREYGMSYRRAWLLVEEMNGMFDQPVVETRNGGLKGGGAELTARGQHLVRVYRETEELVAKQARSSLRELERWLAPATDAETPTT